The following coding sequences are from one Musa acuminata AAA Group cultivar baxijiao chromosome BXJ2-4, Cavendish_Baxijiao_AAA, whole genome shotgun sequence window:
- the LOC135610138 gene encoding probable carboxylesterase 16 — MPSVAVKLYSIIFKILLKHKLQLLHQAAIEGATSPFGITSRPDESAVPANPSFGPDGVATKDIHVDPLTSLSLRLFLPDSSLDRAPRDNGGAYGGYLPSVADARRRSAGPRKLPVVLQFHGGGFVSGSNTSAANDFFCRRVAKLLDVIVIAVGYRLAPESRYPAAFEDGLKVLYWLGKQANLAGCIKSMGRAKGGGGGDISKSQIADSLGASSVEPWLAAHGDPSRCVLLGVSCGANIADFVARKAVEAGKLAEPVKVVAQVLMYPFFTGSAPTRSEIKLANSYFYDKALCLLAWKLFLPEEEFSLDHPAANPVVSGWGPPLKCMPPTLTVVAEHDWMRDRAIAYSEALRKVNVDAPVLEYKDAVHEFATLDMLLRTPQALACADDIAIWVKKYISIRGHEFSY; from the exons ATGCCGAGCGTGGCCGTGAAACTCTACAGCATCATCTTCAAGATCCTCCTCAAGCACAAGCTCCAATTGCTCCACCAGGCGGCGATTGAGGGCGCGACCAGCCCCTTCGGCATCACCTCCCGCCCCGACGAGTCCGCCGTTCCCGCCAACCCGTCCTTCGGCCCCGACGGCGTCGCCACCAAGGACATCCACGTTGACCCCCTCACCTCCCTCTCCCTCCGCCTCTTCCTCCCAGACTCCTCCCTCGACCGCGCCCCCCGCGACAACGGCGGTGCCTACGGGGGATACCTCCCCTCCGTGGCCGACGCGCGTCGCCGGTCGGCCGGGCCTCGGAAACTGCCTGTGGTCCTGCAGTTCCACGGGGGCGGGTTCGTCTCCGGGAGCAATACGTCGGCGGCCAACGATTTCTTCTGCAGGAGAGTCGCCAAGCTGTTGGATGTGATCGTGATCGCCGTCGGGTATAGGCTGGCGCCGGAGAGCCGGTACCCTGCGGCTTTCGAGGATGGGCTGAAGGTGCTGTATTGGTTGGGGAAGCAAGCGAATCTGGCTGGCTGCATTAAGTCGATGGGGCGCGCAAAGGGAGGTGGCGGTGGGGACATCAGCAAGTCGCAGATTGCCGATTCCTTGGGGGCGTCATCAGTTGAGCCGTGGTTGGCAGCTCACGGTGATCCTTCCAG ATGTGTTCTTCTTGGTGTGAGCTGCGGTGCTAATATTGCTGATTTTGTGGCTCGAAAGGCAGTTGAAGCCGGAAAACTTGCAGAGCCAGTTAAGGTTGTTGCCCAGGTCCTGATGTATCCCTTCTTCACTGGAAGTGCACCCACACGATCGGAAATAAAACTAGCAAACTCTTACTTCTATGACAAGGCCTTGTGCTTGCTTGCTTGGAAGTTGTTCTTACCCGAGGAGGAGTTCAGTTTAGACCATCCGGCTGCAAACCCTGTTGTTTCTGGGTGGGGACCACCATTGAAATGCATGCCTCCAACCCTCACTGTGGTTGCAGAACATGACTGGATGAGGGATCGAGCAATTGCATACTCCGAGGCGCTCCGAAAAGTGAATGTTGATGCACCAGTCCTAGAATACAAGGATGCAGTTCATGAGTTTGCCACACTGGACATGCTCCTCAGGACACCTCAGGCACTAGCCTGTGCTGATGATATCGCCATATGGGTGAAGAAGTATATATCAATACGCGGACATGAATTCTCATATTAG